A window of Terriglobia bacterium genomic DNA:
GGTTCATAGAATGCCGGCGGGAAAGCCGGGAGCGTTGGCGACCGGAAGTCCGCAGCGCAATAAATTAGATTGATAATTCTCATGAGGAGACCGCCATGGCGAAGGAGAAATTTGATCGATCCAAGCCGCACGTGAACATTGGGACGATCGGGCACATTGATCACGGGAAGACGACGTTGACCTCGGCGATCACGAAGGTGCTGCAGAAGCACAATCCGAAGGTGC
This region includes:
- the tuf gene encoding elongation factor Tu (EF-Tu; promotes GTP-dependent binding of aminoacyl-tRNA to the A-site of ribosomes during protein biosynthesis; when the tRNA anticodon matches the mRNA codon, GTP hydrolysis results; the inactive EF-Tu-GDP leaves the ribosome and release of GDP is promoted by elongation factor Ts; many prokaryotes have two copies of the gene encoding EF-Tu) codes for the protein MAKEKFDRSKPHVNIGTIGHIDHGKTTLTSAITKVLQKHNPKV